In a genomic window of Streptomyces noursei ATCC 11455:
- a CDS encoding ribonucleoside-diphosphate reductase subunit alpha yields MTIAPTEPASDAEVVQPVVAAPPAHADGPGTALLRTLTELTADLTATDPGKVAAAALRGRHPGSDEAELRALATEAAAGLIADEPQYSKLAARLLTLAVAEEAAGQGATSFSASIAVGHQEGLIADVTAAFVDTHAERLDALVDRALEAGADDRFGYFGLRTLHSRYLLRHPTTRKVIETPQHFLLRVACGLAEDDSARALADVAELYRMTSTLSYLPSSPTLFNSGTRHPQMSSCYLLDSPLDELDSIYDRYHQVARLSKHAGGIGLSYSRIRARGSLIRGTNGHSNGIVPFLRTLDASVAAVNQGGRRKGAACVYLESWHADIEEFLELRDNTGEEARRTHNLNIAHWIPDEFMRRVEADADWSLFSPSDVPELVDLWGEEFDTAYRAAEAAGKALKQVPARVLYSRMMRTLAQTGNGWMTFKDAANRTANQTAEPGRVVHSSNLCTEILEVTDDGETAVCNLGSVNLAAHLGAEGEMDWERLDATVRTAVTFLDRVVDINFYPTEQAAASNSRWRPVGLGLMGLQDVFFRLRLPFDSAEARELSTRISERIMLAAYEASADLAERHGPHAAWSATRTARGVLHPDHYPNAEPRWADRWTALRTRIAATGMRNSLLLAIAPTATIASIAGVYECIEPQVSNLFKRETLSGEFLQVNTYLIEELKELGLWDARTRDALREANGSVQELAWIPEDVRYRYRTAWEIPQRALIDMAADRTPYLDQSQSLNLFMASPTIGKLSSMYAYAWKRGIKTTYYLRSRPATRIAQSARAASVPAQLPVADPEAVACSLENPESCEACQ; encoded by the coding sequence GGTGGCCGCGCCTCCCGCGCACGCGGACGGGCCGGGCACCGCCCTGCTGCGGACGCTGACCGAGCTGACCGCGGACCTGACCGCGACCGACCCCGGCAAGGTGGCCGCCGCCGCGCTGCGCGGCCGGCACCCCGGGTCCGACGAGGCCGAGTTGCGGGCGCTGGCCACCGAGGCCGCGGCCGGGCTGATCGCCGACGAGCCGCAGTACTCCAAGCTCGCCGCGCGGCTGCTCACCCTCGCCGTCGCCGAGGAGGCCGCCGGTCAGGGCGCCACCTCCTTCTCGGCGTCGATCGCGGTCGGCCACCAGGAGGGGCTGATCGCGGACGTCACCGCCGCGTTCGTCGACACCCACGCCGAGCGGCTGGACGCGCTGGTCGACAGGGCACTGGAGGCCGGCGCCGACGACCGGTTCGGGTACTTCGGGCTGCGCACCCTGCACTCGCGCTATCTGCTGCGGCACCCCACCACCCGCAAGGTGATCGAGACGCCCCAGCACTTCCTGCTGCGGGTGGCCTGCGGGCTCGCCGAGGACGACTCGGCGCGGGCGCTCGCGGACGTCGCCGAGCTGTACCGGATGACCAGCACGCTCTCCTACCTACCGTCCTCCCCCACGCTCTTCAACTCCGGCACCCGCCACCCGCAGATGTCCTCCTGCTATCTGCTGGACTCCCCGCTGGACGAGCTGGACTCCATCTACGACCGCTACCACCAGGTGGCCCGGCTCTCGAAGCACGCCGGCGGGATCGGCCTGTCGTACTCCCGGATCCGCGCCCGCGGTTCGCTGATCCGCGGCACCAACGGGCACTCCAACGGCATCGTGCCGTTCCTGCGCACCCTGGACGCGTCGGTGGCCGCGGTCAACCAGGGCGGCCGCCGCAAGGGCGCGGCCTGCGTCTACCTGGAGAGCTGGCACGCCGACATCGAGGAATTCCTGGAGCTGCGGGACAACACCGGCGAGGAGGCCCGCCGGACCCACAACCTCAACATCGCGCACTGGATCCCGGACGAGTTCATGCGCCGGGTGGAGGCGGACGCGGACTGGTCGCTGTTCTCCCCCTCGGACGTGCCCGAGCTCGTCGACCTGTGGGGCGAGGAGTTCGACACCGCCTACCGGGCGGCGGAGGCCGCGGGCAAGGCCCTCAAGCAGGTGCCGGCCAGGGTGCTGTACTCCCGGATGATGCGCACCCTGGCGCAGACCGGCAACGGCTGGATGACGTTCAAGGACGCCGCCAACCGCACCGCCAACCAGACCGCCGAGCCCGGCCGGGTCGTGCACTCCTCCAACCTGTGCACCGAGATCCTGGAGGTCACCGACGACGGCGAGACCGCGGTCTGCAACCTGGGGTCGGTCAACCTCGCGGCCCACCTGGGCGCCGAGGGCGAGATGGACTGGGAGCGGCTGGACGCCACCGTCCGCACCGCCGTGACCTTCCTCGACCGGGTCGTGGACATCAACTTCTACCCGACCGAGCAGGCCGCCGCCTCCAACTCCCGCTGGCGGCCGGTCGGTCTGGGCCTGATGGGCCTGCAGGACGTCTTCTTCCGGCTGCGGCTGCCGTTCGACTCGGCCGAGGCCCGGGAGCTGTCCACCCGCATCTCCGAGCGGATCATGCTGGCCGCCTACGAGGCGTCCGCCGACCTCGCCGAGCGGCACGGCCCGCACGCGGCCTGGTCCGCGACCCGTACGGCGCGCGGCGTGCTGCACCCGGACCACTACCCGAACGCAGAGCCGCGCTGGGCGGACCGCTGGACGGCGCTGCGCACCCGGATCGCCGCGACCGGGATGCGCAACTCGCTGCTGCTGGCCATCGCGCCGACCGCCACCATCGCCTCCATCGCCGGCGTCTACGAGTGCATCGAGCCGCAGGTCTCCAACCTCTTCAAGCGCGAGACGCTGTCCGGTGAGTTCCTCCAGGTCAACACGTACCTGATCGAGGAGCTCAAGGAGTTGGGCCTGTGGGACGCGCGGACCCGGGACGCGCTGCGGGAGGCCAACGGCTCCGTCCAGGAGCTGGCCTGGATCCCCGAGGACGTCCGGTACCGCTACCGCACGGCCTGGGAGATCCCCCAGCGCGCCCTGATCGACATGGCCGCGGACCGCACGCCGTACCTGGACCAGAGCCAGTCGCTCAACCTCTTCATGGCGTCGCCGACCATCGGCAAGCTCAGCTCGATGTACGCCTACGCCTGGAAGCGCGGCATCAAGACCACGTACTACCTGCGCTCGCGGCCGGCGACCCGGATCGCCCAGTCGGCCCGCGCCGCGTCCGTCCCCGCACAGCTGCCGGTGGCCGACCCCGAGGCGGTCGCCTGCTCCCTGGAAAACCCCGAGTCCTGCGAGGCATGCCAGTAA
- a CDS encoding ribonucleotide-diphosphate reductase subunit beta encodes MTTAPEKNAGAAHTVTTGGRKNLLDPGFELTLRPMRYPDFYDRYRDAIKNTWTVEEVDLHSDVADLAKLSPGEQHLIGRLVAFFATGDSIVANNLVLTLYKHINSPEARLYLSRQLFEEAVHVQFYLTLLDTYLPDPDDRAAAFAAVENIPSIREKAEFCFRWMDHVEQLDQLESKADRRRFLLNLICFAACIEGLFFYGAFAYVYWFRSRGLLHGLATGTNWVFRDETMHMDFAFSVVDTVREEEPDLFDDALQQQVTDMLKEAVEAELQFARDLCGDGLPGMNTDSMREYLQCVADQRLQRLGFAPVYGSENPFSFMELQNVQELTNFFERRASAYQVAVEGSVSFDDDF; translated from the coding sequence ATGACCACTGCACCCGAGAAGAACGCCGGCGCCGCCCACACCGTCACCACCGGCGGCCGCAAGAACCTCCTCGACCCGGGGTTCGAGCTGACCCTGCGCCCCATGCGCTACCCGGACTTCTACGACCGCTACCGGGACGCGATCAAGAACACCTGGACCGTGGAGGAGGTCGACCTCCACTCCGACGTCGCCGACCTCGCCAAGCTCTCCCCGGGCGAGCAGCACCTCATCGGCCGTCTGGTGGCGTTCTTCGCCACCGGCGACTCGATCGTGGCCAACAACCTCGTCCTGACGCTGTACAAGCACATCAACTCCCCCGAGGCGCGGCTCTACCTGAGCCGTCAGCTCTTCGAGGAGGCGGTGCACGTCCAGTTCTATCTGACGCTGCTGGACACCTACCTCCCCGACCCGGACGACCGGGCCGCCGCCTTCGCCGCGGTGGAGAACATCCCGTCCATCCGCGAGAAGGCGGAGTTCTGCTTCCGGTGGATGGACCACGTCGAGCAGCTGGACCAGCTGGAGAGCAAGGCCGACCGCCGCCGCTTCCTGCTGAACCTGATCTGCTTCGCGGCGTGCATCGAGGGCCTGTTCTTCTACGGCGCGTTCGCGTACGTGTACTGGTTCCGCTCGCGCGGCCTGCTGCACGGCCTGGCCACCGGCACCAACTGGGTCTTCCGCGACGAGACCATGCACATGGACTTCGCGTTCTCGGTGGTGGACACCGTCCGCGAGGAGGAGCCCGACCTCTTCGACGACGCGCTCCAGCAGCAGGTCACCGACATGCTCAAGGAGGCCGTGGAGGCGGAGCTGCAGTTCGCCCGCGACCTGTGCGGCGACGGCCTGCCGGGCATGAACACCGACTCGATGCGCGAGTACCTCCAGTGCGTGGCCGACCAGCGGCTGCAACGCCTGGGCTTCGCCCCGGTGTACGGCTCGGAGAACCCGTTCTCCTTCATGGAGCTGCAGAACGTCCAGGAGCTGACCAACTTCTTCGAGCGGCGCGCCTCGGCCTACCAGGTCGCCGTCGAGGGCTCGGTCTCGTTCGACGACGACTTCTGA
- a CDS encoding transglycosylase domain-containing protein produces MEGRKKSRRYIDYPRLGRKGVRRWLPSWRLWLGTFTFVLACLAGLFAFVYAKIDIPNENALAAREATVYYWADGSQMVSVGAVNRQNVTLDKVPKHVQNAVIAAENATFYEDHGVSLTGIGRAVVNMLSGGDTQGGSTITQQYVKNTYLSPDQTAARKVKEFIIALKVNNRKSKPEILRGYLNTSWFGRGSNGIQAAAHAYYGIDAKDLDPSQGALLAAVLKGSEQYDPGLSKANHARAVARWKWILDRLVATGAMSQEERAQYRDFPEPHPVAKPTSQAGQIGYLVDVANKFVKSATGLTDKDLARGGYRIHTTFDKQRTLRLEQAVDGVRTKSLDPKKRAADTFVEFGAASVRPGDGAIVALYGGADATRHFSNNADTTAVPAGSAFKPFVLATALQQEAEQYGDQPRPVDAPSRAEELRGALMRGDNIPFVQAGKQLGLERIRDLTLGLGLRKESLAQLEQTFPLGTSAPSAVRLASAYTTFANGGLHAEPYAVAKMSHQGRAVTGFERTEPQRVVTPAVAQEMTNTLSGLGWRALGVPGGKPVRQPVAAAVSEAKDRMKSAWFVGSPPPAGAADWGAGWAGSGPGGAGVRADRASGQGDGGEPTTAITLFRNKPGAPQLLPLNGVGGPDTGLGTSLPPQVWAAYQNVA; encoded by the coding sequence ATGGAGGGCAGGAAGAAAAGTCGCCGATACATCGACTACCCCCGTCTCGGCCGCAAGGGGGTGCGCCGCTGGCTGCCGTCGTGGCGCCTGTGGCTGGGCACGTTCACCTTCGTCCTCGCCTGTCTGGCGGGGCTGTTCGCGTTCGTCTACGCGAAGATCGACATCCCCAACGAGAACGCGCTGGCCGCCCGCGAGGCCACCGTCTACTACTGGGCGGACGGCAGCCAGATGGTCAGCGTCGGCGCCGTCAACCGGCAGAACGTCACCCTCGACAAGGTGCCCAAGCACGTCCAGAACGCGGTGATAGCGGCGGAGAACGCCACCTTCTACGAGGACCACGGGGTCTCCCTCACCGGCATCGGCCGGGCCGTGGTGAACATGCTCTCCGGCGGGGACACCCAGGGCGGTTCGACCATCACCCAGCAGTACGTGAAGAACACCTATCTCTCGCCGGACCAGACCGCCGCCCGCAAGGTGAAGGAATTCATCATCGCGCTGAAGGTCAACAACCGGAAGTCCAAGCCGGAGATCCTGCGGGGCTATCTCAACACCAGTTGGTTCGGCCGCGGTTCGAACGGCATACAGGCCGCGGCACACGCCTATTACGGCATCGACGCCAAGGACCTCGATCCCAGCCAGGGCGCCCTGCTGGCCGCCGTGCTGAAGGGCTCCGAGCAGTACGACCCGGGGCTGAGCAAGGCCAACCACGCCCGGGCGGTGGCCCGTTGGAAGTGGATCCTCGACCGGCTGGTCGCCACCGGCGCGATGAGCCAGGAGGAGCGGGCGCAGTACCGCGACTTCCCCGAGCCGCACCCGGTGGCCAAGCCCACCAGCCAGGCCGGCCAGATCGGCTATCTCGTCGACGTCGCCAACAAGTTCGTCAAGAGCGCCACCGGGCTGACCGACAAGGACCTGGCCCGCGGCGGCTACCGCATCCACACCACGTTCGACAAACAGCGCACCCTCCGGCTGGAACAGGCGGTCGACGGCGTCCGGACGAAGAGCCTCGATCCGAAGAAGCGCGCCGCGGACACCTTCGTGGAGTTCGGCGCGGCCTCGGTGCGCCCCGGCGACGGCGCGATCGTCGCGCTCTACGGCGGCGCCGACGCCACCCGGCACTTCAGCAACAACGCCGACACCACGGCGGTGCCGGCCGGCTCCGCCTTCAAGCCGTTCGTGCTGGCCACCGCCCTCCAGCAGGAGGCCGAGCAGTACGGCGACCAGCCGCGCCCGGTGGACGCCCCCAGCCGGGCCGAGGAGCTGCGCGGCGCCCTGATGCGGGGCGACAACATCCCGTTCGTGCAGGCCGGGAAGCAGCTCGGGCTGGAGCGGATCCGGGACCTGACGCTCGGCCTCGGGCTGCGCAAGGAGAGCCTGGCGCAGCTGGAGCAGACCTTCCCGCTGGGCACCTCGGCACCCAGTGCCGTCCGGCTGGCCAGCGCGTACACCACCTTCGCCAACGGCGGGCTGCACGCCGAGCCGTACGCGGTGGCGAAGATGAGTCACCAGGGCAGGGCCGTGACCGGGTTCGAGCGCACCGAGCCGCAGCGGGTGGTCACCCCGGCGGTCGCGCAGGAGATGACCAACACGCTGTCGGGGCTGGGCTGGCGGGCGCTGGGCGTGCCGGGCGGGAAGCCGGTGCGGCAGCCGGTCGCGGCCGCGGTCAGCGAGGCCAAGGACCGGATGAAGTCGGCGTGGTTCGTCGGCTCCCCGCCGCCGGCCGGCGCCGCCGACTGGGGCGCGGGGTGGGCCGGGTCGGGTCCCGGCGGGGCCGGTGTCCGCGCCGACCGGGCCTCCGGTCAGGGGGACGGTGGCGAGCCCACCACCGCCATCACTCTCTTCCGCAACAAACCGGGCGCGCCCCAGCTGCTGCCGCTGAACGGCGTCGGCGGCCCCGACACCGGGCTGGGCACCTCGCTCCCGCCCCAGGTCTGGGCCGCCTACCAGAACGTCGCATAG
- the def gene encoding peptide deformylase, whose product MAQQDSDQQESVEFIDDVTDAKEREAAHRERGTSRPITVVGNPVLHKECKDVTAFDDELAQLIDDMFASQRTAEGVGLAANQIGVDLKVFVYDCLDDEGVRHVGAVCNPVLDELPAGRRVLDDSNEGCLSVPGAYAELPRPDYAVVRGQDAKGEPIVVQGTGYFARCLQHETDHLYGYLYIDRLSKRDRKDALKQMAEREPRYPVVPND is encoded by the coding sequence ATGGCCCAGCAGGACAGTGATCAGCAGGAGAGCGTCGAGTTCATCGACGACGTCACGGACGCCAAGGAACGCGAGGCGGCCCACCGGGAGCGCGGCACCTCCCGTCCGATCACCGTGGTCGGCAACCCGGTCCTCCACAAGGAGTGCAAGGACGTCACCGCGTTCGACGACGAGCTGGCGCAGCTGATCGACGACATGTTCGCCAGCCAGCGCACCGCCGAGGGCGTCGGCCTGGCCGCGAACCAGATCGGCGTGGACCTCAAGGTCTTCGTCTACGACTGCCTGGACGACGAGGGCGTCCGGCACGTCGGCGCGGTGTGCAACCCCGTCCTGGACGAGCTGCCCGCCGGCCGTCGGGTGCTGGACGACTCCAACGAGGGCTGCCTGTCCGTCCCCGGCGCGTACGCCGAGCTGCCCCGCCCGGACTACGCGGTGGTCCGTGGCCAGGACGCCAAGGGCGAGCCGATCGTGGTCCAGGGCACCGGCTACTTCGCGCGCTGCCTCCAGCACGAGACCGACCACCTCTACGGCTACCTCTACATCGACCGGCTCTCCAAGCGGGACCGCAAGGACGCGCTGAAGCAGATGGCCGAGCGGGAGCCCCGCTACCCCGTCGTCCCCAACGACTGA
- a CDS encoding tetratricopeptide repeat protein — MRIFGKVRHRPSASWRQATDRAFTLIGDGRYEDAGALLTRAADMEPWLSESWFNLALLHKFRHDWEQARAAGLRAVALLDRETGAPDWWNVGIAATALQDWPLARRAWQAYGLKVPGEGSPTGEPLGMALGSAAVRLSPEGEAEVVWGRRLDPARIEVLSIPLPSSGRRWGEVVLHDGVPHGERTTTAVGGETRAFPVFDEIELWAPSPVPTWVVLLEAASEADRDALEQLAADAGFAAEDWSSSVRLLCRTCSESRMPSDEGDGEHLDPHDHSEPGHPGPLGHRTAGSGSLWVPERECGIAAPAALVRGLLDGWVADSPDTREWRDLEEVC; from the coding sequence GTGAGGATCTTCGGCAAGGTACGGCACCGGCCCTCCGCCTCGTGGCGGCAGGCGACCGACCGCGCTTTCACGCTGATCGGCGACGGCCGTTACGAGGACGCGGGGGCGCTCCTGACCCGCGCGGCGGACATGGAGCCCTGGCTGTCGGAGTCCTGGTTCAACCTCGCGCTGCTGCACAAGTTCCGGCACGACTGGGAGCAGGCCCGGGCCGCCGGACTGCGCGCGGTGGCGCTGCTGGACCGCGAGACCGGGGCCCCCGACTGGTGGAACGTGGGCATCGCCGCCACCGCCCTCCAGGACTGGCCGCTGGCCCGCCGCGCCTGGCAGGCGTACGGGCTGAAGGTCCCCGGCGAGGGCTCGCCCACCGGGGAGCCGCTGGGAATGGCGCTGGGCAGTGCCGCGGTCCGGCTCTCGCCCGAGGGCGAGGCCGAGGTGGTCTGGGGCCGCCGCCTGGACCCGGCCCGGATCGAGGTGCTCTCCATCCCGCTGCCGTCCTCCGGGCGGCGCTGGGGCGAGGTGGTGCTGCACGACGGCGTCCCGCACGGCGAGCGGACCACCACCGCGGTCGGCGGCGAGACCCGGGCGTTCCCGGTCTTCGACGAGATCGAGCTGTGGGCGCCCTCCCCGGTACCCACCTGGGTGGTGCTCCTGGAGGCCGCCTCCGAGGCCGACCGGGACGCGCTGGAGCAGCTGGCGGCCGACGCCGGCTTCGCCGCGGAGGACTGGTCGTCGTCGGTGCGGCTGCTGTGCCGCACGTGCTCCGAGAGCCGGATGCCCAGCGACGAGGGCGACGGCGAGCACCTGGACCCGCACGACCACAGCGAGCCGGGCCACCCCGGGCCGCTGGGCCACCGCACGGCGGGCTCCGGCTCGCTGTGGGTCCCCGAGCGCGAGTGCGGCATCGCGGCGCCCGCGGCCCTGGTGCGCGGGCTGCTGGACGGCTGGGTCGCGGACAGCCCGGACACCCGGGAATGGCGTGATCTTGAAGAGGTCTGCTGA
- a CDS encoding HD-GYP domain-containing protein yields the protein MSRRATAWVHGPAAVLACWGLGHTLWHGITGPRTALAFGALIAAGEAVRRLPARPAGHRPHPPRAPRSAPAPDVAPAAGASSAAEPPIPPVRGPQPPAARTRRAAPPLPGLREGAPLGAAGALGYALLDATGGRPAVHGIPQTVAVVVAAGLVGIVPYLVRGGGPALDPLARRVLTVGFAATCCQPLYHVDALRSWGAAGPVRPLFLAVLLGLTALCDAVLAAALTRARTGWPYGPLLRDELRALPGIGTAICATGVVIALAVAAAGPWALPVFCLPLLLTQIAFRRYAAVRATYRQTIASLARATEIAGCTPPGHAHRVAALSRAVGRELGLGGADLDVLEHAALMHDIGQLSLVDPVPDGATLPLPAAEQRRIALLGGAVARQTGAPAQVAMIVERQADPYREQPVTARIVRTVNAYDDLVAGAAGPAGRLRALERLRLATARDHEPGVVEALARVLARGGPAG from the coding sequence ATGAGCCGCCGCGCGACCGCCTGGGTGCACGGGCCGGCCGCCGTACTGGCCTGCTGGGGCCTGGGCCACACCCTGTGGCACGGGATCACCGGGCCGCGCACCGCGCTGGCCTTCGGGGCGCTGATCGCGGCCGGCGAGGCGGTGCGCCGGCTCCCCGCCCGGCCGGCCGGCCACCGGCCCCACCCGCCCCGAGCACCCCGCTCCGCACCCGCCCCCGACGTCGCTCCGGCGGCGGGAGCCTCCTCCGCGGCGGAACCCCCGATCCCCCCGGTGCGCGGGCCGCAGCCGCCGGCCGCGCGGACCCGCCGCGCGGCACCGCCGCTCCCCGGCCTGCGGGAGGGCGCCCCGCTCGGCGCGGCCGGGGCGCTCGGGTACGCGCTGCTCGACGCCACCGGCGGGCGGCCGGCCGTGCACGGGATCCCGCAGACCGTGGCGGTGGTGGTGGCGGCCGGGCTGGTGGGGATCGTCCCGTACCTGGTGCGCGGTGGCGGGCCGGCGCTGGACCCGCTCGCCCGCCGGGTGCTGACCGTCGGGTTCGCCGCCACCTGCTGCCAACCCCTGTACCACGTCGATGCCTTGCGCTCCTGGGGCGCGGCCGGTCCGGTCCGCCCGCTCTTCCTGGCCGTGCTGCTGGGGCTGACCGCGCTGTGCGACGCGGTGCTGGCGGCGGCGCTGACCCGGGCCCGGACCGGCTGGCCGTACGGGCCGCTGCTGCGCGACGAGTTGCGGGCGCTGCCCGGCATCGGCACCGCCATCTGCGCCACCGGCGTGGTCATCGCGCTGGCCGTCGCCGCCGCCGGGCCGTGGGCGCTGCCGGTGTTCTGCCTGCCGCTGCTGCTGACCCAGATCGCCTTCCGCCGGTACGCGGCGGTGCGCGCCACCTACCGGCAGACGATCGCCTCACTGGCCCGCGCCACTGAGATCGCCGGCTGTACCCCGCCCGGCCACGCCCACCGGGTCGCCGCGCTCAGCCGTGCGGTCGGCCGGGAACTCGGGCTAGGCGGAGCGGACTTGGACGTCCTCGAACACGCCGCCCTGATGCACGACATCGGCCAGCTCTCGCTCGTCGACCCGGTGCCGGACGGCGCCACGCTCCCGCTGCCGGCCGCTGAACAGCGCCGGATCGCCCTGCTCGGCGGCGCCGTGGCCCGGCAGACCGGCGCCCCGGCACAGGTCGCGATGATCGTCGAGCGGCAGGCCGATCCGTACCGGGAGCAGCCGGTCACCGCCCGTATCGTCCGCACCGTCAACGCCTACGACGACCTCGTGGCGGGCGCCGCCGGCCCCGCCGGGCGGCTGCGCGCCCTGGAACGGCTGCGGCTGGCAACCGCCAGGGACCACGAGCCGGGGGTGGTCGAGGCGCTCGCCCGGGTGCTGGCGCGCGGGGGCCCGGCGGGCTGA
- a CDS encoding HD-GYP domain-containing protein has protein sequence MRELPAAARMYIGCAALAAALCAAPAVRLGAAAPWTGALALGALHGLCERMRRCPLTDGPARQATGPDATPGTFPPGWATPVVLAGSFLLPPSLAVLVAVPGALLTPAVRPWPVARRVWHTAELALATWTAAHVFRTVAPAAPAAAPFPELLPPALAAAGAFCAVLVALGGGVLVLAERHPVRTAWRGPAARLPVPHLVHGLTGLMMAVLWHSVYGPTAALLVLLPVHLSCWASAQYQRERAAHQATVRALVQAVDIKDRYTRGHSERVGRASVLIARELGMAEDRLEVLRFAGILHDVGKLGVPTRLLRKDGPLTPQERRIIELHPEYGHEIVRGIGFLGEARAAILHHHERMDGSGYPYGLTGHHIPECARVVAVADAFDAMTSTRSYRRARPVPAAVAELRRCAGTQFDPRMVRALAAALDKHDWRPDQVTAEEQRAPDPVPAGRGNVPPARTHRPGAGHGAAR, from the coding sequence ATGCGGGAACTTCCGGCGGCCGCGCGGATGTACATCGGCTGTGCCGCCCTGGCCGCGGCGCTCTGCGCGGCCCCCGCGGTCCGGCTCGGCGCCGCCGCCCCCTGGACCGGCGCGCTGGCCCTCGGCGCCCTCCACGGCCTGTGCGAGCGGATGCGCCGCTGCCCGCTGACCGACGGCCCCGCGCGGCAGGCCACCGGCCCCGACGCGACGCCCGGGACGTTTCCGCCGGGCTGGGCCACCCCCGTCGTCCTCGCCGGATCCTTCCTGCTGCCGCCGTCGCTGGCCGTCCTGGTCGCCGTCCCCGGCGCCCTGCTCACCCCGGCCGTCCGGCCCTGGCCGGTGGCCCGCCGCGTCTGGCACACCGCCGAACTCGCCCTCGCCACCTGGACGGCCGCCCACGTCTTCCGGACCGTCGCGCCCGCCGCCCCGGCCGCCGCGCCCTTCCCGGAGCTGCTGCCGCCCGCGCTGGCCGCCGCCGGGGCCTTCTGCGCCGTGCTCGTCGCGCTCGGCGGCGGGGTGCTGGTCCTCGCCGAGCGGCACCCCGTGCGCACCGCCTGGCGCGGCCCGGCGGCCCGGCTGCCGGTCCCGCACCTCGTCCACGGGCTGACCGGGCTGATGATGGCGGTGCTCTGGCACAGCGTCTACGGGCCGACGGCGGCGCTGCTGGTGCTGCTGCCGGTGCACCTGTCCTGCTGGGCGTCCGCGCAGTACCAGCGGGAACGCGCCGCCCACCAGGCCACCGTGCGGGCCCTCGTCCAGGCCGTGGACATCAAGGACCGCTACACCCGCGGGCACAGCGAGCGGGTCGGGCGGGCGTCGGTGCTGATCGCCCGGGAGCTGGGCATGGCGGAGGACCGGCTGGAGGTGCTGCGGTTCGCCGGGATCCTGCACGACGTCGGCAAACTCGGCGTCCCCACCCGGCTGCTGCGCAAGGACGGCCCGCTGACCCCGCAGGAGCGCCGGATCATCGAGCTGCACCCCGAGTACGGCCACGAGATCGTGCGCGGCATCGGCTTCCTCGGCGAGGCGCGGGCGGCGATCCTGCACCACCACGAGCGGATGGACGGCAGCGGCTACCCCTACGGACTGACGGGGCATCACATCCCGGAATGCGCCCGGGTGGTGGCGGTCGCCGACGCCTTCGACGCGATGACCTCCACCCGCTCCTACCGCCGCGCCCGCCCGGTCCCCGCCGCGGTCGCCGAACTCCGCCGGTGCGCCGGGACGCAGTTCGACCCGCGGATGGTCCGGGCGCTGGCCGCCGCCCTCGACAAGCACGACTGGCGGCCGGACCAGGTGACCGCGGAGGAGCAGCGGGCGCCGGACCCGGTCCCGGCGGGGCGCGGAAACGTCCCTCCGGCCCGGACCCACCGGCCGGGCGCGGGCCACGGCGCCGCCCGATGA
- the rsrA gene encoding mycothiol system anti-sigma-R factor — MSCGEPHEKDCSEVLDHLYEYLDREMPAGECADFQVHLDECSPCLEKYGLEQAVKKLVKRCCGHDDVPVDLRSKVMGRIELIRAGETVPEVSVLDQARHEQAQRERAADAQGAAGASPKADAAGNAAHAE, encoded by the coding sequence ATGAGCTGCGGAGAGCCGCACGAGAAGGACTGCTCAGAGGTCCTTGACCACCTTTACGAGTATCTCGACCGCGAGATGCCGGCCGGGGAGTGCGCCGATTTCCAGGTCCATCTCGACGAGTGCTCGCCGTGCCTGGAGAAGTACGGCCTGGAGCAGGCCGTCAAGAAGCTGGTCAAGCGCTGCTGCGGGCACGACGACGTGCCCGTGGACCTGCGGTCGAAGGTCATGGGCCGGATCGAGCTGATCCGGGCCGGCGAGACCGTGCCCGAGGTGAGCGTGCTGGACCAGGCCCGGCACGAACAGGCCCAGCGGGAGCGGGCGGCGGACGCCCAGGGCGCCGCCGGCGCGTCCCCGAAGGCCGACGCGGCGGGCAACGCCGCGCACGCAGAGTAG